In Deinococcus radiopugnans ATCC 19172, the DNA window ACGGCTCGGAAGAACTGCGCCATGTGCTGCGGTGGGTTCCGAAGAGAATCAGCGAGATCCTACACGTCTTGATATGCCCTTTTCCCGCACTGGGACAGCCGGAAACTGAAGTTGTCAGCTACTGAGGTGCGGATAGACCTCACGCGGGCTGAGGGCACCACACTCGCCGTGCGCCGAGGCATGGGCGCTGGTGGCATCGTAGGCATCCAGAATGCCCGGGAAGGTGAACTGCGCTTTGGTCAGTGTGACGTAGACCTCGGTGTGGGCGGGTTCCTCACGCAGGGTCAGGCCTCCCGTGGGCGTCAGGGGGCCGGTGTAGGGCACGCAGACCTCCACCGGGCCGTCGTTATCGGCGTTGACCTGGCCGTGGTAGACGACAAAGGGGACGCCCGCAATCTGTGCGCCTCCCGCCTGTACGCGCCGGGGCAAGGACTTGAGTTCCGACTCGATAAAACAGGGCAGTTCCTCCACCCGCAGACGGCGGGACACGGTGGCGACCTGCTGGGCGGGAACGAAACGCTGCTGAACATGGAAGTGCTGGGTCATGCCGGGTTCTCCTTTAAGGCTGCGGAGGATGTAGCGGGCCAGTTCACGCCGCTGGATATGCTGGCTTTCGGCTGCCGTCCAGTGCACCCAGATCATGTCGGGCTGACAGGCTGCCGAGGCCTCTAGCACGGCACGGATCTCGTTCAGCGAGAGGCCGAGTTGCCTGAGCAGCCCGATCAGCCGGGCCTGCGGCAACTGCCGGGCCGAGTAGTAGCGGTAACCGCTGTTCTCGTCCACCCGTGCGGGCGGCAGCAGGCCCAGTTCGTCGTATAGCCGCAGGGCTTTGAGGCTCAGGCGGCTGGCCTGGGCAAAGACGCTGATGGTCATCTCTGATGGTGTGGTCAAGGAACTCGCCTCCGAAGGTGCCCTCAGCTTGAGGGCTGCCCCAGGGGCCGAGTCAACTCCCCGGCCCAGCGGCTAGTCTGTCGCCATGACGCC includes these proteins:
- a CDS encoding MerR family transcriptional regulator, translated to MTTPSEMTISVFAQASRLSLKALRLYDELGLLPPARVDENSGYRYYSARQLPQARLIGLLRQLGLSLNEIRAVLEASAACQPDMIWVHWTAAESQHIQRRELARYILRSLKGEPGMTQHFHVQQRFVPAQQVATVSRRLRVEELPCFIESELKSLPRRVQAGGAQIAGVPFVVYHGQVNADNDGPVEVCVPYTGPLTPTGGLTLREEPAHTEVYVTLTKAQFTFPGILDAYDATSAHASAHGECGALSPREVYPHLSS